In Sorghum bicolor cultivar BTx623 chromosome 10, Sorghum_bicolor_NCBIv3, whole genome shotgun sequence, one genomic interval encodes:
- the LOC8066378 gene encoding zinc finger protein 467: MAYGQFLAGSVGAPPGGGGGEDPNRPWRPMSSHEADAIPAAAQQRKKKAASRNRSKNESGDGPHPCPVCDRRFDCRKAVHGHQRSHPERAWRGMAPPAELPVVAVTADGRQLRYACERCGAQFETRQALGGHRASHSGKLGCYWLSKQHRTRTGRRSKSSCPSI; this comes from the coding sequence ATGGCGTACGGCCAGTTCCTCGCCGGCAGCGTGGGCGCGccccccggcggcggcggcggcgaggacccGAACCGTCCGTGGCGCCCCATGTCGTCGCACGAGGCGGACGCcatcccggcggcggcgcagcagcgcAAGAAGAAGGCGGCTTCCCGCAACCGCAGCAAGAACGAGTCCGGGGACGGGCCTCACCCCTGCCCCGTCTGCGACCGCCGCTTCGACTGCCGCAAGGCCGTGCACGGGCACCAGCGCAGCCACCCGGAGCGCGCCTGGCGCGGCATGGCGCCGCCGGCCGAGCTGCCGGTGGTTGCCGTGACCGCGGACGGGAGGCAGCTGCGCTACGCGTGCGAGCGCTGCGGGGCCCAGTTCGAGACGCGCCAGGCGCTCGGCGGCCACCGCGCCAGCCACAGCGGCAAACTCGGCTGCTACTGGCTTTCCAAGCAGCACCGCACCAGGACGGGCCGGCGCAGCAAGTCGTCATGCCCTTCGATCTGA